The Lewinellaceae bacterium genome includes a region encoding these proteins:
- a CDS encoding DNA starvation/stationary phase protection protein: MDNTNQIGLDNNKAKHLAEKLNELLANYSIFYQNTRGYHWNIKGEKFFELHLKFEELYNDLILKIDEVAERILTLGHTPKHNYADYRTSSKIKESVQVSDGIKAVEDILFSFQTIIVLQRELLTISADAEDEGTNALMSDYIRLQEKLVWMYSSFLNK, translated from the coding sequence TTGACAACAACAAAGCAAAACATTTAGCCGAAAAACTGAATGAGCTTTTGGCTAACTATTCAATCTTTTATCAAAATACTCGTGGGTATCATTGGAACATTAAGGGTGAAAAATTCTTTGAACTTCATTTGAAATTTGAAGAACTTTATAATGACCTAATCTTGAAAATAGATGAAGTTGCAGAAAGGATTTTAACCTTGGGACATACCCCAAAACACAACTATGCTGACTACCGCACTTCTTCTAAAATTAAGGAAAGTGTTCAAGTGAGTGATGGAATAAAAGCAGTAGAAGATATTCTGTTCTCATTTCAAACAATAATAGTACTACAACGAGAACTTCTGACGATTTCGGCAGACGCAGAAGACGAAGGAACTAATGCCTTAATGAGCGATTATATTCGCTTACAAGAAAAATTAGTTTGGATGTATTCTTCATTTTTAAACAAATAA
- a CDS encoding IS91 family transposase codes for MRPQLEVAQVIDRFLHQLPDHKLTKYHRRTLKAIQACRTASLGGHVDACDSCGHLRISYNSCRNRHCPKCQGLNKEMWTIQQEDQLLPTTYFHVVFTLPHELNGLCLHNPRFMYDLLLRSSWYTLNTFARDPKWLGAKSAATMVLHTWGQTLVLHPHVHCIVPNGGLTSKDEWQLPKRGNAKFLYPVKALKKVFKVFFLKQMRLALEQGLLILPPDFPSKPARYHPWKENLYAKDWVVHTKKPFAGVQHVVKYLARYSHRVAITNHRIKQIDQQSVQFDYKDYADRGLKKVMTLSGKDFIQRFCLHILPPGFRKVRQYGFLANASKTKDIAAARKALGRKHKQLLQRAERKVLAKLRLFSQKVDRCPCCQKGKMILVYAFIANKDPPVYHTAITHSK; via the coding sequence ATGAGGCCCCAACTGGAAGTCGCTCAGGTAATTGATCGTTTTTTACATCAACTGCCTGACCATAAACTGACGAAGTACCACCGACGCACGCTTAAGGCTATTCAGGCTTGCCGAACTGCTTCTCTGGGCGGGCATGTCGATGCTTGTGATAGCTGCGGTCATTTGCGTATAAGTTACAACAGTTGCCGCAATCGACATTGTCCAAAATGTCAAGGCCTCAACAAGGAAATGTGGACGATACAACAAGAGGATCAACTCCTGCCAACGACCTACTTCCATGTCGTTTTTACACTGCCACATGAACTCAACGGATTGTGTTTACACAATCCCCGGTTCATGTATGATTTGTTGCTACGTTCCTCCTGGTACACCCTGAACACTTTTGCCAGGGATCCCAAATGGCTAGGCGCTAAATCTGCTGCCACTATGGTTTTGCACACCTGGGGACAAACTTTGGTACTTCATCCTCATGTGCATTGTATCGTACCCAATGGTGGCCTTACGTCGAAGGACGAGTGGCAACTCCCCAAACGCGGCAATGCCAAATTCCTTTATCCGGTAAAGGCCCTGAAAAAAGTATTCAAAGTTTTTTTCCTCAAACAAATGCGATTGGCACTTGAGCAGGGCCTTTTAATATTACCCCCTGACTTTCCTTCCAAGCCTGCCCGCTATCATCCCTGGAAAGAAAACCTTTATGCTAAGGATTGGGTGGTACACACCAAAAAGCCTTTTGCCGGAGTTCAACATGTGGTTAAATACCTCGCCCGGTATTCTCACCGCGTGGCCATCACCAATCACAGGATCAAACAAATCGATCAGCAATCTGTCCAATTCGACTACAAAGACTATGCTGATCGTGGTCTGAAAAAAGTGATGACGTTATCCGGAAAGGATTTTATCCAGAGGTTTTGCCTCCACATCCTTCCCCCGGGATTCCGAAAAGTCCGGCAGTACGGTTTTCTTGCCAATGCCTCTAAAACCAAAGACATAGCTGCAGCCCGTAAGGCTCTGGGGCGAAAACACAAACAATTACTCCAACGGGCCGAACGAAAAGTACTGGCTAAACTTCGACTCTTTAGTCAAAAAGTGGATCGTTGTCCCTGTTGTCAAAAAGGTAAAATGATCCTTGTTTATGCTTTTATTGCAAATAAAGATCCGCCGGTTTACCATACAGCCATTACTCATTCAAAGTAA
- a CDS encoding tyrosine-type recombinase/integrase, with protein sequence MLKKTWKPTGVTEFDDALQRMDNHMALANNAWATRQNYLRGLRDLMLHLDKRPEDCSADEIKAYLVFARDHQQLSSSSVNLRVCGVKYYCREVIRRLDLVVKIPNPRLQKYFTEVLTFQEVERLFGACRDMRQLLVLQLIYETGIRTRELVRLRVSDFDKNLRIITIRNSKGRKTRTVPYGDQLRNTLRQYCIVRGSVPTNTIIESIKEPGTPLRIRGVQFIVKEAVRRSGLKKRIHPHTLRHTFAVHYLNLSGTLPQLQRLLGHEHITTTLHYLKYAHIPGMAAISLLDNLLQTK encoded by the coding sequence TTGTTAAAAAAAACCTGGAAGCCCACGGGCGTAACTGAATTTGATGACGCGCTCCAGCGCATGGATAACCATATGGCTCTTGCCAATAATGCCTGGGCTACCCGACAAAATTACCTTCGTGGTCTTCGTGATTTAATGCTGCACCTGGACAAACGACCAGAAGACTGCTCTGCCGATGAGATTAAAGCCTACCTCGTTTTTGCCCGCGATCACCAACAACTCAGTTCTTCTTCTGTCAATCTTCGCGTATGCGGTGTCAAGTATTATTGCCGGGAAGTCATTCGCCGACTGGACCTGGTAGTGAAAATTCCCAACCCGCGCCTCCAAAAGTATTTTACCGAGGTCCTGACTTTTCAGGAAGTGGAGCGACTTTTTGGAGCCTGCCGCGATATGCGCCAACTACTGGTCCTTCAACTTATCTACGAGACCGGTATTCGTACCCGGGAGCTGGTCAGGCTTCGCGTAAGCGACTTCGACAAAAACCTGCGTATCATCACCATCCGTAATAGTAAAGGTCGCAAAACCAGGACTGTTCCTTATGGTGATCAGTTGCGGAATACCTTGCGTCAATACTGCATCGTTCGAGGTAGTGTTCCCACAAACACAATCATTGAAAGTATTAAGGAACCCGGCACCCCACTTAGGATTCGCGGTGTGCAATTCATTGTCAAAGAAGCGGTACGTCGCAGCGGGCTAAAAAAACGCATTCATCCGCATACCCTGCGCCACACTTTTGCGGTGCATTATCTCAACCTCAGTGGTACGTTGCCACAGCTTCAACGCCTGCTGGGACATGAGCATATCACCACTACTTTACACTATCTGAAGTATGCTCATATTCCCGGAATGGCAGCTATTTCTTTGCTGGACAACTTATTGCAAACAAAATGA
- a CDS encoding helix-turn-helix domain-containing protein, producing the protein MGRKSKKLDLTAAEKAELEKGFKYSGSKVFSQRCHMILLKNQGLTSQQIADIFGVTFQPVNSWIKRYLSDGIEGLKTKSGQGRKPILNKEQDEAKVKAAIKNERQRIKLAKEDLEKDLGKSFSVLTLKRFLKNLGADGNESV; encoded by the coding sequence ATGGGTCGAAAATCAAAGAAGCTAGACTTAACGGCGGCAGAGAAAGCTGAATTGGAAAAAGGATTCAAATATTCTGGATCAAAAGTGTTTTCCCAGCGATGTCACATGATTTTATTGAAGAATCAAGGGTTGACCTCACAACAGATTGCTGATATTTTTGGCGTTACTTTTCAACCGGTAAATAGTTGGATCAAAAGGTATCTTTCCGATGGGATCGAAGGTTTGAAAACAAAATCTGGTCAGGGAAGAAAGCCCATTTTAAACAAAGAACAGGATGAAGCCAAAGTAAAAGCAGCTATCAAAAATGAACGGCAACGAATTAAGTTAGCGAAAGAAGACTTAGAAAAAGATTTAGGAAAAAGCTTCAGTGTTTTAACCCTAAAACGATTTTTAAAAAACTTGGGTGCCGATGGAAACGAATCCGTTTAA
- a CDS encoding methyltransferase domain-containing protein, giving the protein MWGNSPQDYSNFCKKGIKHSSNGIIVDIGCGTLGFTSKIYAETILQDLYLCDLSLEMLRLGRIKLENKSKDMSSVTFMRSDALHMPFKDNIVQTVLSFGVFHIFDNPSRLLEEIVRILNPDGKLFISSLCTDRKWSAKYLKFLHKKGHVAKPLNSSEIMIIVEKSGIIINESKVKGGMIYISGTKNTNTQY; this is encoded by the coding sequence ATGTGGGGTAATTCCCCACAAGACTATTCCAATTTTTGTAAAAAGGGGATTAAACACAGTAGCAATGGAATAATTGTAGATATTGGCTGTGGAACACTTGGCTTTACAAGCAAAATATATGCAGAGACTATCTTACAAGACCTTTATCTTTGTGACCTTTCGTTAGAAATGTTACGACTTGGACGGATTAAACTTGAAAATAAATCAAAAGATATGTCTTCAGTAACTTTTATGCGCTCAGATGCTCTTCATATGCCATTTAAGGATAACATTGTTCAAACAGTTTTGAGTTTTGGTGTATTTCATATTTTTGATAACCCTTCGAGATTATTAGAAGAAATTGTAAGGATATTGAATCCTGATGGTAAATTGTTTATTTCAAGTTTATGTACAGACAGAAAATGGAGTGCTAAATATTTAAAGTTTCTTCATAAAAAAGGACACGTAGCAAAACCACTTAATTCATCTGAAATAATGATTATTGTTGAAAAAAGTGGAATAATTATAAATGAGAGCAAAGTGAAAGGCGGTATGATATATATATCAGGCACGAAAAACACCAACACACAATATTAA